From Daphnia pulicaria isolate SC F1-1A chromosome 11, SC_F0-13Bv2, whole genome shotgun sequence, the proteins below share one genomic window:
- the LOC124315237 gene encoding nucleolar protein 56-like isoform X2 — protein MAQMFVLFEHAAGYALFRVREFEDVGSFLPQVEQSVTDLSRFNGVVKLVAFAPFKSAAHALDNINSISEGVLSEDLNLFLETNLPKPEKKGKKDSFVLGVSEPKLGASISEILGITCQHAGVIPEIVRGIRVHFAHLVKGFTVQTSGVAQLGLGHSYSRAKVKFNVHRVDNMIIQSIALLDQLDKDINTFSMRIREWYSYHFPELIKVVPDNYVFAKCAQFIKNRKELSEESLPQLTEIVNDAGIAQSVLDASRSSMGMDISPIDLINIERFAKRVVALAEYRKELQEYLRSKMHNIAPNLSALIGEQVGARLISHAGSLTSLAKYPASTVQILGAEKALFRALKTKGNTPKYGLIYHSTFIGRAGVKNKGRISRYLANKCSIASRIDCFSEETCDVFGIKLREQVEDRLKFYESGDIPRKNVDVMQEALAEAKTVLASQKKKKKKKKSISADITMDAATDTTLPSDGEGKKKKKKKSISQEDVEAMDTSLPLNGEGLDNSVSEKKKKKKKNKDAETTLDQSAMDEDDEGASPSKKSKKKKNAA, from the exons atg GCACAAATGTTCGTGCTGTTTGAGCATGCGGCTGGCTATGCGTTATTTCGCGTAAGAGAATTCGAAGACGTCGGATCTTTCCTGCCTCAAGTTGAGCAGTCCGTCACGGATTTAAGCCGTTTCAATGGCGTCGTTAAATTGGTTGCATTTGCCCCCTTTAAATCTGCTGCACATGCGCTTGACAACATCAATTCAATTTCCGAAG GTGTGCTCTCTGAGGATCTTAACCTCTTTCTGGAAACTAACTTACCCAAGCctgagaaaaagggaaagaaggaCAGCTTTGTGTTGGGTGTTAGTGAACCCAAGCTAGGTGCTTCGATCTCAGAAATTTTGGGTATCACTTGCCAGCATGCAGGTGTAATCCCTGAAATTGTTCGTGGCATCAGAGTACATTTTGCTCACCTAGTGAAAG GTTTCACTGTTCAAACTTCTGGAGTTGCTCAGCTTGGTTTGGGTCACAGCTACTCACGAGCCAAAGTTAAGTTTAACGTCCACAGAGTTGACAACATGATCATTCAAAGTATTGCATTGCTTGACCAACTGGACAAAGACATCAACACATTTTCAATGCGTATTAG aGAGTGGTACTCCTACCACTTCCCAGAACTCATCAAAGTTGTTCCTGACAACTATGTCTTTGCCAAATGTGCTCAGTTTATTAAGAACCGCAAGGAACTGTCAGAAGAATCCTTACCTCAGCTAACTGAAATTGTTAATGATGCTGGTATTGCTCAGTCAGTTTTAGATGCCTCGCGCTCTTCAATGG GAATGGACATTTCTCCTATCGATTTGATCAATATTGAACGGTTTGCCAAACGTGTTGTTGCGCTGGCTGAATATCGTAAAGAACTGCAAGAATACCTGAGATCAAAAATGCACAACATAGCACCAAACTTGTCAGCGCTTATTGGTGAACAAGTCGGAGCCCGTTTGATTTCACATGCAGGTTCTCTGACTAGCCTTGCTAAATATCCCGCGTCAACTGTCCAGATTCTTGGAGCTGAAAAAGCACTCTTCAG AGCTCTGAAAACCAAAGGCAATACTCCGAAATACGGTTTGATTTATCATTCAACATTCATTGGTCGCGCTGGAGTTAAGAATAAGGGGCGCATTTCTCGCTATTTGGCCAACAAGTGTTCCATTGCTTCAAGAATTGATTGCTTTTCCG aGGAAACTTGCGATGTATTTGGCATAAAGCTTCGTGAGCAAGTAGAAGACCGACTTAAGTTTTATGAATCTGGAGACATTCCTCGCAAAAATGTGGATGTTATGCAGGAAGCCTTAGCTGAAGCCAAAACTGTTTTG GCTtcccagaagaaaaagaagaagaagaagaagagcatcTCAGCTGATATTACCATGGATGCCGCTACTGACACTACTCTTCCATCCGATGGAgaaggtaaaaagaagaagaagaagaaaagtatctCTCAAGAAGATGTCGAAGCCATGGACACTTCACTTCCACTAAATGGCGaag GTTTAGACAACAGCGTaagtgaaaagaagaagaagaaaaagaagaataaagatgcCGAAACTACACTGGATCAATCAGCAatggatgaagatgatgaaggaGCCTCACCGTCAAAGAagtccaaaaagaagaagaacgctgCCTAA
- the LOC124315237 gene encoding nucleolar protein 56-like isoform X1 encodes MAQMFVLFEHAAGYALFRVREFEDVGSFLPQVEQSVTDLSRFNGVVKLVAFAPFKSAAHALDNINSISEGVLSEDLNLFLETNLPKPEKKGKKDSFVLGVSEPKLGASISEILGITCQHAGVIPEIVRGIRVHFAHLVKGFTVQTSGVAQLGLGHSYSRAKVKFNVHRVDNMIIQSIALLDQLDKDINTFSMRIREWYSYHFPELIKVVPDNYVFAKCAQFIKNRKELSEESLPQLTEIVNDAGIAQSVLDASRSSMGMDISPIDLINIERFAKRVVALAEYRKELQEYLRSKMHNIAPNLSALIGEQVGARLISHAGSLTSLAKYPASTVQILGAEKALFRALKTKGNTPKYGLIYHSTFIGRAGVKNKGRISRYLANKCSIASRIDCFSEETCDVFGIKLREQVEDRLKFYESGDIPRKNVDVMQEALAEAKTVLASQKKKKKKKKSISADITMDAATDTTLPSDGEGKKKKKKKSISQEDVEAMDTSLPLNGEGKKKKSRDENGNGDAKLDESVGLDNSVSEKKKKKKKNKDAETTLDQSAMDEDDEGASPSKKSKKKKNAA; translated from the exons atg GCACAAATGTTCGTGCTGTTTGAGCATGCGGCTGGCTATGCGTTATTTCGCGTAAGAGAATTCGAAGACGTCGGATCTTTCCTGCCTCAAGTTGAGCAGTCCGTCACGGATTTAAGCCGTTTCAATGGCGTCGTTAAATTGGTTGCATTTGCCCCCTTTAAATCTGCTGCACATGCGCTTGACAACATCAATTCAATTTCCGAAG GTGTGCTCTCTGAGGATCTTAACCTCTTTCTGGAAACTAACTTACCCAAGCctgagaaaaagggaaagaaggaCAGCTTTGTGTTGGGTGTTAGTGAACCCAAGCTAGGTGCTTCGATCTCAGAAATTTTGGGTATCACTTGCCAGCATGCAGGTGTAATCCCTGAAATTGTTCGTGGCATCAGAGTACATTTTGCTCACCTAGTGAAAG GTTTCACTGTTCAAACTTCTGGAGTTGCTCAGCTTGGTTTGGGTCACAGCTACTCACGAGCCAAAGTTAAGTTTAACGTCCACAGAGTTGACAACATGATCATTCAAAGTATTGCATTGCTTGACCAACTGGACAAAGACATCAACACATTTTCAATGCGTATTAG aGAGTGGTACTCCTACCACTTCCCAGAACTCATCAAAGTTGTTCCTGACAACTATGTCTTTGCCAAATGTGCTCAGTTTATTAAGAACCGCAAGGAACTGTCAGAAGAATCCTTACCTCAGCTAACTGAAATTGTTAATGATGCTGGTATTGCTCAGTCAGTTTTAGATGCCTCGCGCTCTTCAATGG GAATGGACATTTCTCCTATCGATTTGATCAATATTGAACGGTTTGCCAAACGTGTTGTTGCGCTGGCTGAATATCGTAAAGAACTGCAAGAATACCTGAGATCAAAAATGCACAACATAGCACCAAACTTGTCAGCGCTTATTGGTGAACAAGTCGGAGCCCGTTTGATTTCACATGCAGGTTCTCTGACTAGCCTTGCTAAATATCCCGCGTCAACTGTCCAGATTCTTGGAGCTGAAAAAGCACTCTTCAG AGCTCTGAAAACCAAAGGCAATACTCCGAAATACGGTTTGATTTATCATTCAACATTCATTGGTCGCGCTGGAGTTAAGAATAAGGGGCGCATTTCTCGCTATTTGGCCAACAAGTGTTCCATTGCTTCAAGAATTGATTGCTTTTCCG aGGAAACTTGCGATGTATTTGGCATAAAGCTTCGTGAGCAAGTAGAAGACCGACTTAAGTTTTATGAATCTGGAGACATTCCTCGCAAAAATGTGGATGTTATGCAGGAAGCCTTAGCTGAAGCCAAAACTGTTTTG GCTtcccagaagaaaaagaagaagaagaagaagagcatcTCAGCTGATATTACCATGGATGCCGCTACTGACACTACTCTTCCATCCGATGGAgaaggtaaaaagaagaagaagaagaaaagtatctCTCAAGAAGATGTCGAAGCCATGGACACTTCACTTCCACTAAATGGCGaaggcaagaaaaagaagtctcGGGATGAGAATGGAAATGGCGATGCTAAACTTGACGAATCTGTAGGTTTAGACAACAGCGTaagtgaaaagaagaagaagaaaaagaagaataaagatgcCGAAACTACACTGGATCAATCAGCAatggatgaagatgatgaaggaGCCTCACCGTCAAAGAagtccaaaaagaagaagaacgctgCCTAA
- the LOC124316030 gene encoding transcriptional regulator ATRX homolog yields MRHDNRITLMHEVITQRNILDTSTKTSTKTVLASQKKKKKKKKSISADITMDAATDTTLPSDGEGKKKKKKKSISQEDVEAMDTSLPLNGEGLDNSVSEKKKKKKKNKDAETTLDQSAMDEDDEGASPSKKSKKKKNAA; encoded by the exons ATGAGGCATGACAACCGCATTACATTAAT GCATGAGGTTATAacacaaagaaatattttggatACCTCTACTAAAACCTCTACCAAAACTGTTTTG GCTtcccagaagaaaaagaagaagaagaagaagagcatcTCAGCTGATATTACCATGGATGCCGCTACTGACACTACTCTTCCATCCGATGGAgaaggtaaaaagaagaagaagaagaaaagtatctCTCAAGAAGATGTCGAAGCCATGGACACTTCACTTCCACTAAATGGCGaag GTTTAGACAACAGCGTaagtgaaaagaagaagaagaaaaagaagaataaagatgcCGAAACTACACTGGATCAATCAGCAatggatgaagatgatgaaggaGCCTCACCGTCAAAGAagtccaaaaagaagaagaacgctgCCTAA